One Colius striatus isolate bColStr4 chromosome 7, bColStr4.1.hap1, whole genome shotgun sequence DNA segment encodes these proteins:
- the TUB gene encoding tubby protein homolog isoform X2, whose protein sequence is MTSRHQADWIPYSVLDDEGSSLRQQKLDRQRALLEQKQKKKRQEPLMVQSNVDSRTRTRRMKHSEEQAPLVESYLNSNSSTIYHGIDGPAAFQDDVQKIGSQVQILTVGQSSHDEDDGEKMASGQQQQSKQDLRTAMQKKGISSSMNFDEEEDEEDEDSSSSSQLNSNTRPGSATSKKSNKEAASAPSPSTNEPLIDVGDLEEFAIRPAPQGITVKCRITRDKKGMDRGMYPTYYLHLEREHGKKVFLLAGRKRKKSKTSNYLISIDPTDLSRGGESFIGKLRSNLMGTKFTVYDNGVNPMKTTSSLEASVLRQELAAICYETNVLGFKGPRKMSVIIPGMNMDHERVSIRPRNEHETLLARWQNKNTESVIELHNKTPVWNDDTQSYVLNFHGRVTQASVKNFQIIHDNDPDYIVMQFGRVAEDVFTMDYNYPMCALQAFAIALSSFDSKLACE, encoded by the exons TGTTCTGGATGATGAGGGGAGCAGCCTGCGTCAGCAGAAACTTGACAGGCAG CGAGCACTGCTAgaacagaagcagaagaaaaagcgCCAGGAGCCGTTAATGGTTCAGTCCAATGTGGACAGTCGCACAAGGACGCGCAGAATGAAGCATTCGGAAGAACAAGCACCGCTGGTTGAGTCGTATCttaacagcaacagcagcaccaTATATCATG GGATTGATGGCCCAGCTGCTTTTCAAGATGATGTTCAGAAAATAGGAAGTCAAGTGCAGATTCTCACTGTTGGGCAGTCTAGCCAtgatgaagatgatggagagaaaATGGCTAGTGGccaacagcagcaaagcaaacaagATCTTAGAACAGCAATGCAGAAAAAAG GCATTTCAAGCAGCATGAATTTTGATGAggaagaagatgaggaagatGAAGACAGCTCCAGTTCTTCTCAGTTAAACAGTAATACCCGACCTGGATCTGCCACGAGCAAGAAGTCCAATAAG GAAGCTGCCTCAGCCCCCAGTCCTTCTACAAATGAGCCTCTCATAGATGTTGGTGACCTGGAGGAATTTGCCATAAGACCTGCTCCACAGGGTATCACTGTGAAATGCAGAATCACAAGAGACAAGAAGGGAATGGACCGAGGAATGTACCCTACTTATTACCTCCACTTGGAAAGGGAGCATggtaaaaag GTGTTTCTGTTAGCTGGAAGGAAACGAAAGAAGAGTAAAACCTCTAATTACCTCATCTCCATAGACCCAACTGACCTGTCCCGGGGTGGAGAGAGTTTTATTGGAAAACTGAG ATCAAATCTTATGGGAACTAAGTTTACAGTTTATGACAATGGAGTGAATCCAATGAAGACAACATCAAGCCTGGAGGCGAGTGTCCTGCGTCAGGAGCTAGCTGCTATTTGTTAT GAAACAAATGTCTTGGGATTTAAAGGACCTCGTAAAATGAGTGTGATCATACCAGGAATGAATATGGACCACGAAAGAGTTTCCATTAGACCACGAAAT GAACACGAGACACTTCTGGCGAGATGGCAGAACAAAAACACTGAGAGCGTCATTGAGCTGCATAACAAAACACCAGTCTGGAATGATGACACCCAGTCCTATGTTTTAAATTTCCATGGTCGAGTCACACAGGCCTCGGTGAAAAACTTCCAAATTATTCATGATAATGATC CTGACTACATAGTGATGCAGTTTGGCCGTGTGGCTGAGGATGTGTTCACCATGGACTACAACTACCCGATGTGTGCCCTACAAGCCTTTGCTATTGCCCTTTCAAGTTTTGACAGCAAGCTGGCTTGTGAGTAA
- the TUB gene encoding tubby protein homolog isoform X1, with protein MTSRHQADWIPYSVLDDEGSSLRQQKLDRQRALLEQKQKKKRQEPLMVQSNVDSRTRTRRMKHSEEQAPLVESYLNSNSSTIYHGIDGPAAFQDDVQKIGSQVQILTVGQSSHDEDDGEKMASGQQQQSKQDLRTAMQKKDPHANTSWSSSTSQSSLVALDHVPGISSSMNFDEEEDEEDEDSSSSSQLNSNTRPGSATSKKSNKEAASAPSPSTNEPLIDVGDLEEFAIRPAPQGITVKCRITRDKKGMDRGMYPTYYLHLEREHGKKVFLLAGRKRKKSKTSNYLISIDPTDLSRGGESFIGKLRSNLMGTKFTVYDNGVNPMKTTSSLEASVLRQELAAICYETNVLGFKGPRKMSVIIPGMNMDHERVSIRPRNEHETLLARWQNKNTESVIELHNKTPVWNDDTQSYVLNFHGRVTQASVKNFQIIHDNDPDYIVMQFGRVAEDVFTMDYNYPMCALQAFAIALSSFDSKLACE; from the exons TGTTCTGGATGATGAGGGGAGCAGCCTGCGTCAGCAGAAACTTGACAGGCAG CGAGCACTGCTAgaacagaagcagaagaaaaagcgCCAGGAGCCGTTAATGGTTCAGTCCAATGTGGACAGTCGCACAAGGACGCGCAGAATGAAGCATTCGGAAGAACAAGCACCGCTGGTTGAGTCGTATCttaacagcaacagcagcaccaTATATCATG GGATTGATGGCCCAGCTGCTTTTCAAGATGATGTTCAGAAAATAGGAAGTCAAGTGCAGATTCTCACTGTTGGGCAGTCTAGCCAtgatgaagatgatggagagaaaATGGCTAGTGGccaacagcagcaaagcaaacaagATCTTAGAACAGCAATGCAGAAAAAAG atCCCCATGCAAATACATCCTGGTCCTCTTCCACCTCTCAATCCAGTCTTGTCGCCCTGGATCATGTTCCTG GCATTTCAAGCAGCATGAATTTTGATGAggaagaagatgaggaagatGAAGACAGCTCCAGTTCTTCTCAGTTAAACAGTAATACCCGACCTGGATCTGCCACGAGCAAGAAGTCCAATAAG GAAGCTGCCTCAGCCCCCAGTCCTTCTACAAATGAGCCTCTCATAGATGTTGGTGACCTGGAGGAATTTGCCATAAGACCTGCTCCACAGGGTATCACTGTGAAATGCAGAATCACAAGAGACAAGAAGGGAATGGACCGAGGAATGTACCCTACTTATTACCTCCACTTGGAAAGGGAGCATggtaaaaag GTGTTTCTGTTAGCTGGAAGGAAACGAAAGAAGAGTAAAACCTCTAATTACCTCATCTCCATAGACCCAACTGACCTGTCCCGGGGTGGAGAGAGTTTTATTGGAAAACTGAG ATCAAATCTTATGGGAACTAAGTTTACAGTTTATGACAATGGAGTGAATCCAATGAAGACAACATCAAGCCTGGAGGCGAGTGTCCTGCGTCAGGAGCTAGCTGCTATTTGTTAT GAAACAAATGTCTTGGGATTTAAAGGACCTCGTAAAATGAGTGTGATCATACCAGGAATGAATATGGACCACGAAAGAGTTTCCATTAGACCACGAAAT GAACACGAGACACTTCTGGCGAGATGGCAGAACAAAAACACTGAGAGCGTCATTGAGCTGCATAACAAAACACCAGTCTGGAATGATGACACCCAGTCCTATGTTTTAAATTTCCATGGTCGAGTCACACAGGCCTCGGTGAAAAACTTCCAAATTATTCATGATAATGATC CTGACTACATAGTGATGCAGTTTGGCCGTGTGGCTGAGGATGTGTTCACCATGGACTACAACTACCCGATGTGTGCCCTACAAGCCTTTGCTATTGCCCTTTCAAGTTTTGACAGCAAGCTGGCTTGTGAGTAA